From Chryseobacterium tructae, one genomic window encodes:
- a CDS encoding efflux RND transporter periplasmic adaptor subunit, which translates to MNYRKGYLALSLAAAAILYSCGSGNAQENAQQAVALPTDFVQVKSGNEDVSTGYPGSIEGQDNVEIKAQVTGYLEAVYIKEGQYVSKGQTLFRINPSVYNEQVNTNEAALKSALAAQETARLEVEKLRPLVEGKVVSDMQLKTAQANLKQHQHK; encoded by the coding sequence ATGAATTACAGAAAAGGATATCTGGCACTTTCACTTGCAGCTGCAGCAATATTGTACTCCTGCGGTTCAGGAAATGCCCAGGAAAATGCCCAGCAAGCGGTAGCACTTCCTACAGATTTCGTTCAGGTGAAATCTGGGAATGAAGACGTTTCAACAGGATACCCTGGAAGTATAGAAGGGCAGGATAACGTAGAAATAAAAGCTCAGGTAACAGGATATCTGGAAGCTGTATACATAAAAGAAGGACAATATGTGAGCAAAGGGCAAACATTGTTTAGAATCAACCCATCTGTATACAATGAGCAGGTTAATACCAATGAAGCAGCTTTGAAATCTGCTTTGGCGGCTCAGGAAACAGCGAGATTGGAAGTGGAAAAACTAAGACCTCTTGTAGAAGGAAAAGTAGTTTCTGATATGCAGTTGAAAACAGCTCAGGCGAATTTAAAGCAGCATCAGCACAAGTAG
- a CDS encoding universal stress protein: MKTIIVCTDFSPEAENALHYAASMAKENQYNIVLFNLQSVSIHALNAQSSADFFYEQTLKNQKKLENKANEINTLYTVKAEYYLAAGNFIEELNNCIQATNCNFIVMGMADKTLEQRLLGNTVTKAIHRIKKPILIIPEHIEYTGIRKVLFAYDTHKSITWSAMNDIYYFINEFNSEVEVFNVSERLEDFQEVIHDIDLNSGYDLDDIKYSFKMIQSIEIIKAIEEEVKLTGADLLTMVPYRYNLVESLFHRSKTAIMAYKNKVPLLSIPLNID; the protein is encoded by the coding sequence ATGAAAACAATAATTGTCTGCACAGATTTTTCTCCGGAAGCTGAAAATGCTCTTCATTATGCAGCTTCCATGGCTAAGGAAAACCAATATAATATCGTTTTGTTTAATTTACAAAGCGTTTCTATTCACGCCTTGAACGCACAGTCCTCTGCTGATTTCTTCTATGAACAGACGCTTAAAAATCAAAAGAAACTTGAAAATAAAGCTAATGAAATCAATACATTATATACTGTAAAGGCGGAATATTATCTGGCTGCGGGTAATTTTATTGAAGAACTCAACAACTGCATACAAGCCACAAACTGCAATTTTATTGTCATGGGCATGGCAGACAAGACTCTTGAACAAAGACTGCTGGGAAATACCGTAACCAAAGCGATTCACAGAATCAAAAAACCTATATTAATTATTCCTGAGCATATAGAATATACAGGTATCCGAAAGGTGTTATTTGCGTATGATACTCATAAATCAATAACCTGGTCAGCGATGAATGATATTTATTACTTTATTAATGAGTTCAATTCGGAAGTTGAGGTATTCAATGTAAGTGAGAGGCTGGAGGATTTTCAGGAAGTTATTCATGATATTGATCTGAATTCCGGCTATGATCTTGATGACATTAAGTACAGCTTCAAGATGATCCAATCCATTGAAATTATAAAAGCGATTGAAGAGGAAGTTAAATTGACAGGCGCAGATCTACTGACCATGGTGCCTTATCGATATAACCTTGTAGAATCTCTCTTTCACCGAAGCAAAACAGCCATCATGGCTTATAAGAATAAAGTTCCATTACTATCAATCCCTTTAAACATAGATTAA
- a CDS encoding efflux transporter outer membrane subunit, with translation MRIFNIKNFLISGAMTSILVSCAVGKPYARTDLQMPEAYKESTKVTGDTVVLPWKTFFKDPKLIGLIDKALTRNNEVNVALKNIEQLDLIYKQAKLSLLPTLDLNAGANRSWASTNTLNGSLNEQFVGTKYMDDFSANLRLTWEVDIWGKAKMQKESAAAEYFAQKENLNAVKSRIIVQVAQAYYNLISLDEQMKIAEQNIELSNNTLKMMDLQFKAGQINSLAVQQSEAQKKTAELLIPLAKQNISIQENALSILCGEYPSKIERSGDLRTMIPGNKLSEGLPAQLLSRRPDLKMAEFNVISLNSKTGLAKAAMYPSISLSPQIGVNSNKFSSWFDIPGSITKAVAANLAAPIFQKKQLKTAYETALIEQEKAAVNFKQSVMTAVGEVSDAMAKTQGSSERLQLLDQRTAILDKGIGDALKLYKSGMATYLEVITAQNNKLQNDLEAVNVTLERLNAEVDLYRALGGGVE, from the coding sequence ATGAGAATATTTAATATAAAGAATTTCCTTATTTCAGGCGCAATGACATCAATACTGGTGTCCTGCGCCGTGGGGAAACCTTATGCAAGAACAGATCTTCAGATGCCGGAAGCCTATAAAGAGTCTACAAAGGTAACAGGAGATACCGTAGTCCTTCCATGGAAAACATTCTTTAAGGATCCGAAACTGATCGGGTTAATAGATAAAGCTTTAACCAGAAATAATGAAGTAAATGTTGCTCTGAAGAATATAGAACAACTAGACCTCATCTATAAACAAGCTAAACTATCTCTTCTTCCGACACTGGATCTCAATGCCGGAGCGAACAGAAGCTGGGCTTCTACGAATACGCTTAACGGATCTCTTAATGAGCAGTTTGTGGGAACAAAGTATATGGATGACTTTAGTGCCAACCTGAGATTGACATGGGAAGTGGATATCTGGGGAAAAGCTAAGATGCAGAAAGAATCCGCGGCCGCAGAATATTTTGCTCAAAAAGAAAATCTAAATGCTGTAAAAAGCAGGATCATTGTTCAGGTAGCGCAGGCTTATTATAATCTGATAAGTTTAGATGAGCAGATGAAAATTGCAGAGCAGAATATTGAATTAAGCAATAATACGCTTAAAATGATGGATCTTCAGTTTAAGGCAGGGCAGATCAATTCACTCGCTGTACAGCAATCAGAAGCGCAGAAGAAAACGGCTGAGCTTTTGATTCCTTTGGCTAAACAGAATATATCCATTCAGGAAAATGCTTTGAGTATCCTTTGCGGAGAATATCCAAGTAAGATTGAAAGATCAGGAGATCTGAGAACAATGATTCCAGGAAATAAGCTTTCAGAAGGACTTCCTGCACAATTATTAAGCAGAAGACCGGATCTGAAGATGGCAGAATTTAATGTGATCAGCCTGAATTCAAAAACAGGATTGGCAAAAGCGGCAATGTATCCAAGCATTAGTCTGAGCCCACAGATTGGAGTGAATTCCAATAAATTCAGTTCATGGTTTGATATTCCGGGCTCCATAACTAAGGCTGTTGCAGCGAATTTAGCAGCCCCTATTTTTCAGAAGAAACAGTTGAAAACCGCCTATGAAACGGCATTAATTGAACAGGAAAAGGCGGCGGTCAACTTTAAACAATCCGTCATGACTGCTGTTGGCGAAGTTTCTGATGCAATGGCAAAAACCCAAGGATCTTCTGAAAGACTGCAGCTTCTAGACCAGAGAACAGCCATTTTAGATAAAGGAATTGGGGATGCTTTGAAGCTGTATAAAAGCGGAATGGCTACTTACCTTGAGGTGATTACGGCACAGAACAATAAGCTTCAAAATGATCTGGAAGCGGTCAATGTGACGCTGGAAAGATTAAATGCTGAGGTGGATCTTTACCGTGCACTAGGTGGTGGAGTAGAGTAA
- a CDS encoding LytR/AlgR family response regulator transcription factor, whose amino-acid sequence MKINKILIVEDERPNADRLKRLLQKLRPHIEILSVEDSITSTVNWLENNVVPDIIMMDIRLADGLSFEIFNKHEIKSAVIFTTAYDEYAVQAFKYNSIDYLLKPIDEEELDAALKRYETFMEAVPVVGSAIEGLLNYIQPKDYRKRFLIVHRDGYKTVLSEDILYFYTELGISKAMLNTGVVENIPQTLEELEKQLDPKFFFRANRQFIIHIDSVKQIFNHFNGKLKLELRKQPEMEVIVSREKASIFKSWMDY is encoded by the coding sequence ATGAAGATTAATAAAATTTTAATAGTCGAGGATGAAAGGCCTAATGCAGACCGATTAAAAAGACTGTTGCAAAAGCTTAGACCCCATATCGAAATTCTCTCTGTAGAAGATTCAATTACTTCCACCGTAAACTGGCTGGAAAACAATGTCGTTCCGGATATTATTATGATGGATATCCGTTTGGCAGATGGCTTAAGCTTTGAAATTTTTAATAAACATGAAATTAAAAGTGCCGTAATTTTTACCACTGCGTATGATGAATATGCGGTACAGGCCTTTAAATATAACAGTATAGACTACCTTTTAAAGCCTATAGATGAAGAAGAACTGGATGCCGCTCTGAAGCGTTATGAAACCTTTATGGAAGCCGTTCCTGTTGTAGGATCTGCCATTGAAGGACTCCTTAATTATATCCAACCTAAAGATTACAGGAAACGTTTTCTTATTGTTCATCGTGATGGGTATAAAACCGTATTGTCAGAAGACATTTTATACTTCTATACAGAATTAGGCATTAGTAAAGCAATGCTCAACACCGGAGTTGTAGAAAATATCCCTCAAACTTTGGAAGAGCTTGAAAAACAATTGGATCCGAAATTCTTTTTCCGTGCCAACAGACAGTTTATCATTCACATTGATTCTGTAAAACAAATCTTTAATCATTTTAACGGTAAGCTTAAACTGGAATTGAGAAAACAACCTGAAATGGAGGTGATTGTAAGCCGTGAAAAAGCTTCTATTTTCAAATCCTGGATGGATTATTAG
- a CDS encoding sensor histidine kinase has protein sequence MKRRALIWAVAVVAFCGFSYLIDPFDPVWQGYLDTPLKMIIEDTLWILLFSVIISEVSILIDLSLNKLLPWKDKTIKRLLIQGGLQIVGSVLIVIIINAIVDCTSDNLPEMDYRKEYTLLGQWIATNIVISLIISGFNTVDYLLQNWKKTAVEAAQHKLRASKHKQAAMAAELQALKLQIDPHFIFNNLSVLSELILSDQQLGYEYSEKFARVYRYLLVNSKKDIIAVEEELKFLDSYIFLIEKRIGEGVIFKIDIQEEYRSMYTLPLSLQLLVENAIKHNQTSKANPLEIQVYTNTEGELVVSNTFLPLINKPDSSGVGLTNIIARYEILGYTKPIIEKTEDKFIVKLPLI, from the coding sequence ATGAAAAGGAGGGCATTGATCTGGGCAGTAGCTGTGGTTGCTTTCTGTGGATTTTCCTATCTCATTGATCCTTTTGATCCGGTTTGGCAAGGATATCTGGATACTCCATTGAAGATGATCATTGAAGATACTCTCTGGATATTGCTTTTTTCAGTCATTATTTCAGAGGTGAGTATATTGATTGATCTTAGTCTTAATAAACTACTCCCATGGAAGGATAAAACCATTAAACGATTACTCATTCAGGGAGGGCTTCAGATTGTGGGGAGCGTTTTGATTGTCATCATCATCAATGCCATTGTAGATTGTACATCAGATAATTTACCGGAAATGGATTACAGAAAAGAATATACTTTGCTGGGGCAGTGGATCGCTACCAATATCGTTATATCACTTATCATAAGTGGTTTTAATACAGTGGATTATTTACTTCAAAATTGGAAAAAGACAGCTGTAGAAGCAGCTCAGCACAAACTGAGAGCCTCTAAGCATAAGCAGGCTGCTATGGCTGCTGAACTTCAGGCACTTAAGTTGCAGATAGACCCGCATTTTATTTTTAATAATCTGAGCGTTCTTTCAGAACTTATCCTTTCAGACCAGCAATTAGGCTACGAATATTCAGAAAAGTTTGCAAGAGTATACCGATACTTGCTGGTAAACTCAAAGAAAGATATCATTGCAGTAGAGGAAGAACTGAAATTTCTAGACTCTTATATTTTCCTGATTGAAAAAAGAATAGGAGAAGGGGTTATATTTAAAATTGATATTCAGGAAGAATACAGATCGATGTATACCCTGCCACTATCCCTGCAGTTATTGGTTGAGAATGCTATTAAACATAATCAAACTTCAAAAGCAAACCCATTAGAGATCCAGGTTTATACCAATACGGAAGGAGAACTGGTGGTTTCCAATACCTTTTTACCATTGATCAATAAGCCGGATTCCTCTGGAGTGGGGCTCACGAATATTATTGCAAGATATGAGATCCTTGGATACACAAAACCGATTATAGAAAAAACCGAAGATAAATTTATTGTAAAACTTCCATTGATATGA
- a CDS encoding zincin-like metallopeptidase toxin domain-containing protein, with amino-acid sequence MRQIDLFPGGSQFEVLSSNLLKKYIRELDKKMIKHNLKLEVVWIDEAHNMYITGLKGRVMVYETGPIKLLIRKNCPKMAWFHEIVHIDDLLKLGRKNYRKMVAEKPWDLEWNVWEEIFKTKNKYREEELVSAYKYVKYFFKENKQPFLENPEMERLILKYSD; translated from the coding sequence ATGAGACAAATTGATCTATTTCCTGGAGGAAGTCAGTTTGAAGTTTTATCTTCTAATCTATTAAAAAAATATATTCGGGAGCTTGACAAAAAAATGATAAAACATAACTTAAAGCTTGAAGTAGTTTGGATAGATGAAGCACACAATATGTACATTACAGGATTAAAGGGTAGAGTTATGGTATATGAAACAGGACCAATCAAACTTCTGATAAGAAAGAACTGTCCTAAAATGGCGTGGTTTCATGAGATTGTTCATATCGACGATTTATTAAAATTAGGGAGAAAAAATTACAGAAAAATGGTTGCTGAAAAACCTTGGGATTTAGAATGGAATGTCTGGGAAGAGATATTCAAAACCAAAAATAAATACCGAGAAGAAGAATTAGTAAGTGCATATAAATATGTTAAGTATTTTTTTAAAGAAAATAAGCAACCCTTTTTGGAAAACCCAGAAATGGAAAGATTAATATTAAAATATTCAGATTAA
- a CDS encoding porin family protein gives MKKFLAITAIVLGLGVQAQTTEPKKASGIELIPKAGINIANQSIKNVNGEKSKTSFQAGLGVNIQTGIKNFSIQPEVNFISKGTKFKGSFGSETYNFNYIEVPVLAKYSFGPVYVNAGPSIGFLMGKNDKVKAAYGKTRSIDFGLQMGAGVAIPAGSGKVIVDGRYNLGLNNISDEKGVDVKNRGFAISLGYAIPL, from the coding sequence ATGAAAAAGTTTTTAGCAATCACAGCAATCGTATTAGGACTAGGGGTACAAGCTCAAACAACAGAACCGAAAAAGGCATCAGGGATAGAATTGATTCCAAAGGCTGGAATCAACATTGCCAATCAATCTATTAAAAATGTGAATGGTGAGAAATCAAAGACCTCCTTTCAAGCTGGCTTAGGAGTAAATATCCAGACAGGTATAAAGAATTTTTCTATACAGCCTGAAGTAAACTTTATCAGCAAAGGAACAAAGTTTAAGGGTAGTTTTGGAAGTGAAACCTACAACTTTAATTATATAGAAGTTCCGGTATTGGCGAAGTACAGCTTCGGTCCGGTATATGTAAACGCAGGGCCTTCCATCGGATTCCTTATGGGGAAAAATGATAAAGTAAAGGCTGCCTATGGCAAAACAAGATCAATAGATTTCGGACTACAAATGGGAGCAGGTGTTGCCATTCCTGCCGGCTCCGGAAAAGTAATTGTAGACGGAAGGTATAACTTAGGATTAAATAATATCTCTGATGAGAAGGGTGTAGATGTGAAGAACAGAGGTTTCGCCATCTCTTTAGGATATGCTATTCCTTTATAA